One Belonocnema kinseyi isolate 2016_QV_RU_SX_M_011 chromosome 6, B_treatae_v1, whole genome shotgun sequence genomic region harbors:
- the LOC117175310 gene encoding predicted GPI-anchored protein 58, with protein sequence MQTAPMANNEEQLREIAVEPDPMRTFKYEPARYFHALWSEPQAEAADLRTEAPVPQAEAPAPQAEAPGLQAVALAPQIEAPDPQAEAVDLRTETTVPQAEAPAPQAEAPTSQAEAPAPLAEAPSLSSSSTTEAPAPQAEVPAPQAESPALQAVALAPQTEAPDPQPEAADLRTETPVPQAEAPAPQAEAPVLQAVALAPQTEAPDPQAETPAPQAEAADLRTEASVPQTEAPALQAEVTAKIPGMWETSC encoded by the exons ATGCAGACTGCACCTATGGCGAATAATGAAGAACAACTGCGTGAAATTGCAGTTGAGCCTGATCCCATGAGGACATTTAAATATGAACCTGCACGATATTTTCATGCTTTGTGGAGTGAACCACAAGCAGAAGCTGCAGATCTACGAACAGAAGCTCCAGTTCCACAAGCAGAAGCCCCAGCTCCACAAGCAGAAGCCCCAGGCCTACAAGCAGTAGCTTTAGCTCCACAGATAGAAGCTCCAGATCCACAAGCAGAAGCTGTAGATTTACGAACAGAAACCACAGTTCCACAAGCAGAAGCCCCAGCTCCACAAGCAGAAGCACCAACATCCCAAGCAGAAGCCCCAGCTCCACTAGCAGAAGCGCCATCCCT AAGCTCCAGTTCCACAACAGAAGCTCCAGCTCCACAAGCAGAAGTCCCAGCTCCACAAGCAGAATCCCCAGCCCTACAAGCAGTAGCTCTAGCTCCACAGACAGAAGCTCCAGATCCACAACCAGAAGCTGCAGATTTACGAACAGAAACCCCAGTTCCTCAAGCAGAAGCCCCAGCTCCACAAGCAGAAGCGCCAGTCCTGCAAGCAGTCGCTCTAGCTCCACAGACAGAAGCTCCAGATCCACAAGCAGAAACCCCAGCTCCACAAGCAGAAGCTGCAGATCTACGAACAGAAGCCTCAGTTCCACAAACAGAAGCCCCAGCCCTACAAGCAGAAGTCACAGCCAAAATCCCGGGAATGTGGGAAACCTCCTGCTAG